A single Tenacibaculum sp. Bg11-29 DNA region contains:
- a CDS encoding ABC transporter ATP-binding protein, translating into MSIAVSNISKSFKNVKALENISFNVNEGELFGLIGPDGAGKTTLFRILTTLLIANEGTATVAGFEVVNEYKSIRNNVGYMPGKFSLYQDLTIEENLNFFATIFGTTIEANYDLIKDIYVQIEPFKDRRAGKLSGGMKQKLALCCALIHKPKVLFLDEPTTGVDPVSRKEFWDMLKRLQQKGITILVSTPYMDEAALCDRIALIQNGKILEIDTPNAIVKHYPKPIYNVSANNMYHLINSLKEYVHNHSVYPFGEFVHYTDSRTDFNPKELKTYLESKNLFNIKIEITTATIEDTFMELAK; encoded by the coding sequence ATGAGTATTGCTGTTAGTAACATATCAAAATCTTTTAAAAACGTAAAAGCCTTAGAGAACATTTCATTTAATGTAAATGAAGGTGAACTCTTTGGGTTAATTGGGCCAGATGGCGCTGGTAAAACCACGCTTTTTAGAATTTTAACCACACTTTTAATAGCTAACGAAGGTACTGCGACTGTTGCAGGTTTTGAAGTGGTTAATGAATATAAAAGCATTAGAAATAACGTTGGTTATATGCCTGGTAAATTCTCGTTATATCAAGATTTAACGATTGAAGAAAACCTAAATTTCTTTGCCACTATTTTTGGAACAACCATTGAGGCTAATTACGATTTAATTAAAGATATTTATGTTCAAATTGAACCATTTAAAGACCGTAGAGCAGGAAAACTTTCTGGTGGTATGAAACAGAAATTGGCATTGTGTTGTGCGTTAATTCACAAACCAAAGGTCTTATTTTTAGATGAGCCTACTACTGGTGTAGATCCTGTTTCGAGAAAAGAGTTTTGGGACATGTTAAAGCGCTTGCAACAAAAAGGAATTACCATATTAGTATCAACACCTTATATGGATGAAGCTGCTTTGTGTGATAGAATTGCACTTATTCAAAATGGAAAAATTTTAGAGATTGATACTCCCAACGCTATTGTAAAGCATTATCCAAAACCAATTTACAATGTGTCGGCTAATAACATGTATCATTTAATTAATAGTTTAAAAGAGTATGTGCATAACCACAGTGTATATCCTTTTGGTGAGTTTGTACATTACACCGATAGCAGAACGGACTTTAATCCGAAAGAATTGAAAACCTATTTAGAAAGCAAAAATTTATTCAATATAAAAATTGAAATAACTACAGCTACTATTGAAGATACTTTTATGGAACTAGCAAAATAA
- a CDS encoding ABC transporter ATP-binding protein: MDNNKVIQVAELTKVFGDFTAVNAITFEVEKGEIFGFLGANGAGKTTAMKMLIGISTPTSGKAKVAGFDVFTQAEAIKKNIGYMSQKFALYDDLTVKENITFFGGIYGLSRKRIKEKSNALIEELGLEKVANKLVGTLPLGWKQKLSFSVSLIHDPKIVFLDEPTGGVDPITRRQFWELIYKAANRGTTVFVTTHYMDEAEYCDRVSIMVNGKIEALNTPKKLKEQFKVTNMNDVFLKLARG, translated from the coding sequence ATGGACAATAACAAAGTTATACAAGTAGCAGAATTAACCAAAGTATTTGGTGATTTCACAGCTGTAAACGCAATTACTTTTGAAGTTGAAAAAGGCGAAATATTTGGTTTTTTAGGAGCAAATGGCGCAGGGAAAACAACGGCAATGAAAATGCTGATTGGCATCTCTACTCCTACTTCTGGGAAAGCTAAAGTAGCAGGGTTTGATGTTTTTACACAAGCTGAAGCTATTAAAAAAAATATCGGATATATGAGCCAAAAATTTGCCTTGTACGACGATTTAACAGTGAAAGAAAATATTACTTTTTTTGGTGGTATTTATGGCTTGTCAAGAAAACGAATCAAAGAAAAATCGAATGCTTTAATTGAAGAATTAGGATTAGAAAAAGTAGCCAACAAATTAGTAGGGACTTTACCATTGGGATGGAAACAAAAATTGTCATTCTCGGTGTCTTTAATTCACGATCCTAAAATTGTGTTTTTAGATGAACCAACCGGAGGCGTAGATCCGATTACCAGACGACAGTTTTGGGAACTCATTTATAAGGCTGCAAACCGAGGAACTACCGTCTTCGTAACCACACACTACATGGATGAAGCAGAATATTGTGATCGTGTTTCTATAATGGTAAATGGTAAAATAGAAGCTTTAAATACACCCAAAAAACTTAAAGAACAGTTTAAAGTAACAAATATGAATGATGTATTCTTAAAACTAGCAAGAGGATGA
- a CDS encoding ABC transporter permease encodes MKRFIGFVKKEFYHIFRDKRSLFILFGMPIAQILLFGFAITNEINNVNIAVLDHSKDVNTKEIITKIGASKYFSIKQIIEKESAIESIFKKGKVKAVLNFEKGFGENLIKEHKATIQIITDATDPNTANAISNYVNAILKQYQKELNKGNKVSYQITPQTRMVYNPELKSVYMFVPGVMTIILMLVSAMMTSISITREKELGTMEILLVSPIKPIQVIIGKVFPYIFLSIINAVVIVALSMFIFKMPVQGSLFLLGFESVLFIITALALGILISTISKTQQTAMMISLMGLMLPVILLSGFIFPISSMPLPLQLISNIIPAKWFIIIIKGIMLKGVGLQFIWKETLILIGMTLFFMALSVKKYKIRLE; translated from the coding sequence ATGAAGCGTTTTATAGGTTTTGTAAAAAAAGAATTCTACCATATTTTTAGAGATAAACGCTCGTTGTTTATACTCTTCGGAATGCCAATTGCTCAAATTTTATTATTTGGTTTTGCCATAACTAATGAAATTAATAATGTAAACATTGCTGTTTTAGACCATTCTAAAGATGTTAATACCAAAGAGATTATTACTAAAATAGGAGCCTCAAAATATTTTAGCATTAAACAAATTATTGAAAAAGAGTCAGCTATTGAATCCATTTTTAAAAAAGGAAAAGTAAAAGCTGTTTTAAATTTTGAAAAAGGTTTTGGTGAAAATCTAATTAAAGAGCACAAAGCAACGATTCAAATTATTACTGATGCGACAGACCCAAATACCGCAAATGCGATAAGTAATTATGTAAATGCTATTCTTAAACAATATCAAAAGGAGTTAAATAAAGGTAACAAGGTTTCATATCAAATTACACCGCAAACAAGAATGGTTTATAACCCTGAGCTAAAAAGTGTGTACATGTTTGTTCCTGGTGTTATGACTATAATATTAATGTTGGTTTCGGCAATGATGACTTCTATTTCTATCACTAGAGAAAAAGAATTAGGAACCATGGAAATACTTTTAGTATCACCAATTAAACCTATTCAAGTAATTATAGGTAAGGTATTTCCTTATATATTTCTGTCTATTATTAATGCTGTAGTTATTGTTGCATTAAGTATGTTTATTTTTAAAATGCCCGTTCAAGGAAGTTTATTCTTATTAGGCTTTGAAAGTGTTCTTTTTATAATAACAGCATTGGCTTTAGGTATTTTAATATCAACTATATCTAAAACACAACAAACAGCAATGATGATTTCTTTAATGGGATTAATGCTACCTGTAATATTATTATCTGGATTCATTTTTCCAATATCAAGCATGCCTTTACCATTACAGCTTATTAGTAATATAATTCCTGCAAAATGGTTTATTATTATCATTAAAGGAATTATGCTTAAAGGAGTTGGGTTACAGTTTATATGGAAGGAGACCTTAATTTTAATAGGAATGACACTCTTTTTTATGGCTTTAAGTGTAAAGAAATATAAAATCAGACTCGAATAA
- a CDS encoding ABC transporter permease: MKTILYIIQKEFKQIFRNKGMLPIIFVLPLLQLVILSNAATFEIKNIKFGYIDNDRTSTSRALLEKFNASTYFNVLTSFPSEAVASSAMLKGNVDVVLEIPQYFERDLQKDKNNSLGVTINAIDGAAAGVENVYVTQVIQRFNQNLKVDVLQPSNKQMQPINIETIPLFWYNKTLNYKTFMVPGILVLLVTMITLFLSGMNIVREKEIGTLEQINVTPIKKSQFIIGKLFPFWVIGMGLLTVGLILAKVIFKVPMIGSLSLLYFYTSIYILVILGIGLFISNFTDTQQQAMFIAWFFTVIFILMSGLFTPIESMPEWAQVLTAFNPIKYFVEVMRMVMLKGAGIVDVYPQLLKTLLFAVFMNGLAVWSYKKTS, from the coding sequence ATGAAAACAATTTTATACATCATACAAAAAGAGTTCAAGCAAATTTTCAGGAACAAAGGAATGTTGCCTATTATTTTTGTGCTGCCACTACTCCAACTTGTCATTTTATCTAACGCAGCTACTTTTGAAATTAAAAATATTAAGTTTGGTTATATCGATAACGACCGTACATCAACATCAAGAGCATTACTAGAAAAATTTAATGCGTCAACGTATTTTAATGTATTAACAAGTTTTCCTTCGGAAGCAGTAGCAAGTTCAGCCATGTTAAAAGGAAACGTAGATGTTGTATTAGAAATTCCGCAATATTTTGAACGCGATTTACAAAAAGATAAAAACAATAGTTTGGGTGTTACCATTAATGCCATTGATGGTGCAGCAGCTGGGGTTGAAAATGTATATGTAACACAGGTAATTCAACGCTTTAATCAAAATTTAAAAGTTGATGTATTACAACCTTCAAACAAACAAATGCAACCAATAAATATTGAAACCATTCCGCTTTTTTGGTATAATAAAACCCTAAATTATAAAACCTTTATGGTACCTGGTATTTTAGTATTACTGGTTACGATGATTACATTATTTCTTTCAGGAATGAACATTGTTCGTGAAAAAGAAATTGGAACACTAGAGCAAATTAATGTAACTCCAATAAAGAAAAGTCAGTTTATTATTGGTAAATTATTTCCGTTTTGGGTAATCGGAATGGGCTTACTAACTGTTGGATTAATCTTAGCTAAAGTGATATTTAAGGTTCCAATGATTGGTAGTTTATCGCTATTGTATTTTTACACATCTATTTATATTCTGGTTATTTTAGGAATCGGTTTGTTTATTTCTAATTTTACAGACACACAACAGCAAGCTATGTTTATTGCTTGGTTTTTTACTGTTATTTTTATTTTAATGAGTGGTTTGTTCACTCCTATTGAAAGCATGCCTGAGTGGGCACAAGTACTCACCGCTTTTAACCCAATAAAGTATTTTGTAGAAGTTATGCGTATGGTTATGCTAAAAGGTGCTGGCATTGTAGACGTTTATCCACAGTTACTAAAAACACTCTTATTTGCTGTTTTCATGAATGGTTTAGCTGTTTGGAGCTATAAAAAAACATCGTAG
- a CDS encoding DEAD/DEAH box helicase: MPFKKLHADIKEKLESLEITIPTPFQKASIPVIKSGANTYCTAPEGSGKTTALILTTLHKLKFEVVGNAPRAIVLAGDNDKAIALNDAFFKYTRYHELRVYLADEKLHIDVLKSEIFEGVDVLIATPKILNKLLLLEGISTSQLKIFSIDDAQFLTNNASYTALMAATQSLNKCQFVLYSDKMYPALKRFEDYFMKYAKTVAV; encoded by the coding sequence ATGCCTTTTAAAAAATTACATGCCGATATTAAAGAGAAATTAGAATCTCTAGAAATAACAATACCTACTCCTTTTCAGAAAGCAAGCATTCCTGTAATAAAGAGTGGTGCCAATACCTATTGTACAGCACCTGAAGGTAGCGGAAAAACAACGGCGCTTATACTTACTACCTTGCATAAATTAAAATTTGAGGTTGTTGGTAATGCACCAAGAGCCATTGTTTTAGCAGGAGATAATGATAAGGCAATAGCATTAAACGATGCTTTTTTTAAGTATACTAGATATCATGAGTTACGTGTTTATTTAGCCGATGAAAAACTTCATATTGATGTACTTAAATCAGAAATATTTGAAGGAGTTGATGTGCTTATTGCTACACCTAAAATATTAAATAAATTACTTTTGTTAGAAGGTATAAGTACCTCACAATTAAAGATATTTAGTATTGATGATGCTCAGTTTTTAACAAACAACGCTTCTTACACTGCATTAATGGCTGCAACACAAAGTCTTAATAAGTGTCAGTTTGTACTTTATTCTGATAAAATGTACCCAGCTTTAAAACGTTTTGAAGACTATTTTATGAAATATGCTAAAACAGTTGCTGTTTAA
- a CDS encoding YitT family protein yields the protein MENKRISAELKNYGLVFIGAIVVALAFGLFIVPYKIVPGGVFGLGIVISELLGFSSIGIIALCINIPLLLLGTCFLGKKTGLKTAFFMISSSFLLDFLLIITKSRIIVNDVLLSSIFGGILVGVTIFLVKKAGATTGGQDIIARILSPKINVDFNQLILIIDAIIIIFGIFTFGDYTMATYCLITIIATSKTIEHFMKQDVQNKTVLVFSKKNHIVQRNITNNKTISKNLIKIIHKDSDEKMILITKNNKNLSVIEAVIYNSDPEAQIITLESNFSLGNI from the coding sequence ATGGAAAACAAAAGGATAAGTGCTGAGCTTAAAAATTATGGACTAGTGTTTATTGGTGCTATTGTAGTTGCTTTAGCCTTTGGGTTATTTATAGTACCCTATAAGATTGTACCTGGAGGGGTTTTTGGTTTAGGAATTGTTATTAGTGAGCTCTTAGGTTTTTCATCTATAGGTATTATAGCACTATGCATTAATATTCCTTTATTGTTATTGGGAACTTGTTTCTTAGGAAAAAAAACTGGACTTAAAACAGCTTTTTTCATGATTTCATCTTCTTTTTTATTAGATTTTTTGTTAATAATAACTAAAAGTAGAATTATAGTTAATGACGTATTATTATCATCAATTTTTGGCGGTATTTTAGTAGGTGTTACAATTTTTTTAGTTAAAAAAGCAGGCGCAACAACAGGTGGACAAGATATTATTGCTAGAATTTTATCTCCAAAAATAAATGTTGATTTTAATCAATTGATACTTATTATTGATGCAATAATTATAATCTTTGGAATTTTTACTTTTGGAGATTATACAATGGCTACCTATTGTTTAATTACAATTATAGCCACAAGTAAAACAATTGAACATTTTATGAAACAAGATGTTCAGAATAAAACAGTGTTAGTTTTTTCTAAAAAGAATCATATAGTTCAAAGAAACATCACAAATAATAAAACTATTTCTAAAAATTTAATTAAAATAATTCATAAAGATTCTGATGAAAAAATGATTCTAATTACAAAAAACAATAAAAACTTATCTGTAATTGAAGCTGTTATTTATAATTCAGATCCTGAAGCTCAAATAATAACACTCGAATCTAATTTCAGCTTAGGAAATATATAA
- a CDS encoding NAD-dependent epimerase/dehydratase family protein — protein sequence MKILVTGAGGQLGTVLTTSLKEKYGKNAVIASDIVKIDGYEGIFELLDATDEASLTKIVAAHNVTEIYHLAAILSANGEKNPIQTWDVNLKSLFNVLQVSVNQKIEKVFFPSSIAVYGPTAPKIDTKQDAYLDPTTVYGISKAAGEHWAQYYFLRYGLDVRSIRYPGVVGYQSLPGGGTTDYAVDIYHKAINNEDFTCYLREDACLPMIYIEDAIRATLEIMEAPKSQIKVRTSYNLAGVSFTPKEITASILKWYPDFKVVYTPDFRQNIADSWPASINDNPARKDWNWKPNYDLEAMTKEMITQLQKQE from the coding sequence ATGAAGATATTAGTTACAGGAGCAGGAGGGCAGTTAGGTACCGTTTTAACCACATCATTAAAAGAAAAATATGGTAAAAATGCCGTAATAGCTTCAGATATAGTTAAAATTGATGGTTATGAAGGTATTTTTGAATTGTTAGACGCTACAGATGAAGCTAGTTTAACTAAAATAGTAGCAGCACATAATGTTACTGAAATATACCATTTAGCAGCAATTTTATCTGCTAATGGTGAGAAAAACCCAATACAAACATGGGATGTTAATTTAAAATCGCTGTTTAATGTTTTACAGGTTTCTGTAAATCAAAAAATAGAAAAAGTGTTTTTCCCTAGCTCAATAGCTGTTTACGGACCAACAGCTCCAAAAATAGATACAAAACAAGATGCTTATTTAGATCCAACAACTGTTTATGGTATTAGTAAAGCTGCCGGAGAACATTGGGCACAGTATTACTTTTTAAGATATGGATTAGATGTACGTTCTATAAGATACCCAGGGGTTGTTGGATACCAATCTTTACCTGGTGGCGGAACTACTGATTATGCTGTAGATATTTATCATAAAGCAATTAATAATGAAGATTTTACTTGTTATTTAAGAGAAGATGCATGCTTACCAATGATTTATATTGAGGATGCAATTAGAGCAACTCTTGAAATTATGGAAGCACCTAAATCGCAAATAAAAGTTAGAACTTCATATAATCTTGCTGGTGTTAGTTTTACACCAAAAGAAATAACAGCTTCTATATTAAAATGGTATCCTGATTTTAAAGTTGTGTATACTCCTGATTTTAGACAAAATATTGCCGATTCATGGCCAGCATCAATAAACGATAATCCTGCTAGAAAAGATTGGAACTGGAAGCCTAATTACGATTTAGAGGCAATGACCAAAGAAATGATCACACAATTACAAAAACAAGAGTAA
- a CDS encoding Lrp/AsnC family transcriptional regulator has translation MMKLDETDLKILRILQADCKKTAKEISETLNLTISPIYERIRRLEKLNVIKKYVAILDKKRINIPVTAICMVTLRYHDEGFIDKFEAQIKELKDVQKCYHMAGKVDFFLQINLQSIEDYHDFIRLKLSKIDNIGILESYFVLKDIIDKTEYYL, from the coding sequence ATGATGAAACTAGACGAAACTGATTTAAAAATATTAAGAATTTTACAGGCTGATTGTAAAAAAACGGCGAAAGAAATTTCTGAAACCCTAAACTTAACCATATCTCCTATTTATGAAAGAATTAGACGTTTAGAGAAATTAAATGTAATTAAAAAGTATGTAGCTATTTTAGATAAAAAACGTATAAACATACCTGTTACTGCTATATGTATGGTTACACTACGTTATCATGACGAGGGTTTTATTGATAAATTTGAAGCGCAAATAAAAGAATTAAAAGATGTGCAAAAATGCTATCATATGGCAGGAAAAGTAGATTTTTTCTTACAAATTAACTTACAAAGCATTGAAGATTATCATGATTTTATTCGTTTAAAACTCTCTAAAATAGATAATATCGGAATTCTTGAAAGTTATTTTGTTTTAAAAGATATAATAGATAAAACGGAATATTATTTATAA
- the yiaA gene encoding inner membrane protein YiaA — MKQKTSSAFVAASWVALGTGALGYLIGLWRSDMLLNEKGYYFTVLMFGLFSVVSLQKSVRDRLEDLPVTDIYYSICWFATILSILLLIIGLWNATLLPSEKGFYAFAFLLALFGAITVQKNTRDNLLAS; from the coding sequence ATGAAACAAAAAACATCAAGCGCATTTGTAGCTGCTTCTTGGGTTGCATTGGGAACAGGAGCATTAGGGTATTTAATTGGTCTTTGGAGGTCTGATATGTTATTAAACGAAAAAGGGTATTATTTTACTGTTTTAATGTTTGGCCTTTTTTCAGTGGTATCACTACAAAAAAGTGTTAGAGATAGGCTAGAAGACCTTCCGGTAACAGATATTTATTATAGTATATGTTGGTTTGCTACAATTTTATCAATTCTTTTGTTAATTATAGGTCTTTGGAATGCAACTTTATTACCTAGTGAAAAAGGTTTTTATGCATTTGCTTTTTTGTTAGCCCTTTTTGGAGCTATTACCGTACAAAAAAACACTAGAGATAATTTATTAGCTAGCTAG